In Polyangium spumosum, a genomic segment contains:
- a CDS encoding N-acetylmuramoyl-L-alanine amidase family protein, translating into MTTVSTEQEQALAGAQGDGSAVQPCAVIVVIDPGHGDRLEAGNPIDPGAVSGKVYEKDIALDVSNKLKPKLEAKTDCIQAVYLTRDGDISEVRKRLAWRVAIAKEKKANIFISLHLDASDNASAKGQSVLYHPNSANSKSLAVAVSARANVVKPRSSGGPKPRDNLYVIKMAHFGPDTKAAVLVELGFISNESDRNACLTQADAIAQEIADGIADFILANKAIFSGAGSTPQNVPLPRPRPTDRDLPQNVPIPRPRPANL; encoded by the coding sequence ATGACCACCGTATCCACCGAGCAAGAGCAGGCACTGGCAGGGGCGCAGGGCGACGGCAGCGCCGTCCAGCCATGCGCCGTCATCGTGGTGATCGACCCCGGCCACGGCGACCGGCTCGAGGCGGGAAACCCGATCGATCCGGGCGCGGTCTCGGGCAAGGTCTACGAGAAGGACATCGCGCTCGACGTCAGCAACAAGCTGAAGCCGAAGCTCGAGGCGAAGACCGACTGCATCCAGGCGGTGTATCTGACGCGCGACGGCGACATCAGCGAGGTCCGCAAGCGGCTCGCGTGGCGCGTCGCCATCGCCAAGGAGAAGAAGGCGAACATCTTCATCAGCCTCCACCTCGACGCGTCGGACAACGCCTCGGCCAAGGGCCAGTCGGTCCTCTATCACCCGAATTCAGCCAATTCGAAGTCGCTCGCGGTGGCGGTCTCGGCGCGCGCCAATGTCGTCAAGCCCCGCAGCAGCGGCGGACCGAAGCCCCGCGACAACCTCTACGTGATCAAGATGGCGCACTTCGGCCCGGACACGAAGGCCGCCGTGCTGGTCGAGCTCGGGTTCATCTCGAACGAGTCCGACAGAAACGCGTGCCTGACGCAAGCCGACGCGATCGCCCAGGAGATCGCCGACGGCATCGCCGATTTCATCCTGGCGAACAAGGCGATCTTCTCGGGCGCCGGGAGCACGCCCCAGAACGTGCCCCTCCCGCGGCCCCGGCCCACCGACCGGGACCTGCCCCAGAACGTGCCCATCCCGCGGCCGAGGCCTGCCAACCTCTGA